A region of Litoribacterium kuwaitense DNA encodes the following proteins:
- a CDS encoding tyrosine-type recombinase/integrase: protein MVRRRNKLDDTILQKTDAAAVEDYESAVSLFLRELKVRNRSEYTVKYYARELLKAGGMLERAGVDTSPERITAKDIKTHIILRMMDEKRKDTTVNARLRALRAFFNYLVDEKLIKESPFNTVSLVTQQSRYIESFTKEQMRALLAAPAKETFTGVRDYTIMLIMLETGVRLRELTEVSLKDIQWADDSAIKVHGKGAKDRLLPIQSTVKRELRRYVAVRGELHHDTLFVNIDNKPVSRRAIQTAIHKYGVLAGISNVRCSPHTLRHTFAKMSVQNGADTFTLQKILGHETLDMVRRYVNFFSKDLAVNHKKFSPVERLF from the coding sequence TTGGTAAGAAGGCGAAATAAACTAGATGACACGATTCTACAGAAAACAGACGCTGCAGCGGTAGAGGATTACGAAAGCGCGGTAAGCCTTTTCCTGCGAGAACTGAAGGTGCGGAATCGAAGCGAGTACACCGTAAAATATTATGCACGCGAATTACTCAAAGCCGGCGGTATGTTAGAGCGGGCGGGCGTTGATACGAGTCCAGAACGAATAACCGCGAAGGATATTAAAACACATATTATATTGCGGATGATGGACGAAAAACGCAAAGACACAACCGTTAACGCTAGACTGCGCGCTTTGCGAGCGTTCTTTAATTACCTCGTAGACGAAAAGTTAATCAAAGAAAGTCCGTTCAATACCGTGTCGCTAGTTACGCAGCAATCTCGGTATATCGAGTCATTCACGAAAGAGCAAATGCGGGCGTTATTAGCGGCGCCAGCTAAGGAGACGTTTACCGGGGTACGTGATTATACGATAATGCTTATCATGCTTGAGACGGGCGTTCGCCTTCGAGAGCTAACGGAGGTATCGCTAAAAGACATTCAGTGGGCAGACGACAGCGCTATTAAAGTACACGGTAAAGGCGCAAAAGACCGCTTACTCCCGATACAGTCGACAGTTAAGCGTGAGTTAAGACGTTACGTGGCGGTAAGAGGTGAGCTGCACCACGATACACTTTTCGTAAATATCGACAATAAACCAGTTTCTCGCCGCGCGATACAAACCGCTATTCATAAGTACGGCGTTCTAGCCGGTATTTCAAACGTAAGGTGCAGTCCGCACACCTTACGCCATACTTTCGCGAAAATGAGCGTTCAAAACGGCGCGGACACCTTTACGTTACAGAAGATACTAGGGCATGAGACCTTAGATATGGTGCGGAGATACGTCAACTTCTTCTCGAAAGACTTAGCGGTAAACCATAAGAAATTCTCGCCAGTTGAGCGTTTATTTTAG
- a CDS encoding transposase: protein MSLYYTKKFIERLMIDLPSVMHACKLKESNGFVEGHVNRLKTIKRMMYGRASFELLIIRVLYYGTSI from the coding sequence GTGAGCTTGTATTACACGAAAAAGTTTATAGAGCGTTTAATGATCGATTTGCCATCTGTCATGCATGCTTGCAAATTAAAAGAAAGCAACGGTTTCGTTGAAGGACATGTTAATCGGTTAAAAACAATTAAACGAATGATGTATGGGCGAGCGAGTTTTGAATTACTTATAATTCGAGTCCTATACTATGGTACATCCATTTAA
- a CDS encoding transposase family protein — protein sequence MSVYDTSKSLDIVAFLPSSSARCPHCSITSSSRHSSYMRKIADLPVQSRSITIYLKTAK from the coding sequence GTGTCCGTCTATGATACTTCCAAATCATTAGATATTGTTGCTTTTCTTCCCAGTTCCTCAGCGCGATGCCCTCACTGTTCCATCACTTCCAGTAGCAGACATAGTTCCTATATGCGTAAAATAGCTGATTTACCTGTTCAAAGTCGGTCAATTACCATATACCTCAAAACGGCAAAGTAG
- a CDS encoding alpha-glucosidase C-terminal domain-containing protein — protein sequence MVLTLKAEETLIYGRYDLILRDHDQVFAYTRTLGSEKFIILTNLFNEKAEFELPESLQDQEFQLRLSNNDDNPADQTSLMPYEARVYQLI from the coding sequence ATGGTTCTTACACTAAAGGCAGAGGAAACGCTAATTTATGGTCGCTATGACCTGATCTTAAGGGATCATGACCAAGTCTTCGCCTATACACGAACACTTGGAAGTGAAAAATTTATCATTCTGACCAACTTGTTCAATGAGAAAGCGGAATTTGAACTGCCAGAGTCATTGCAGGATCAAGAGTTTCAATTGCGGTTAAGCAATAATGATGACAATCCTGCTGACCAAACGAGCCTCATGCCGTATGAGGCGAGAGTGTATCAGCTCATATAA
- a CDS encoding DsrE/DsrF/DrsH-like family protein, which translates to MSEKKKTTIVLFSGDYDKAMAAYIIANGAAAYDHEVTIFHTFWGLNALRKDEPIEVKKGFMEKMFGKMMPRGSDKMGLSKMNFAGFGPKMIKSVMKKHNAMSLPSLIEMAQEQDVKLVACTMTMDLLGLQKEELLNDIEYAGVAAYLGDAEEGNVNLFI; encoded by the coding sequence ATGTCTGAGAAGAAAAAAACAACCATTGTACTATTTAGTGGTGATTATGATAAAGCAATGGCAGCCTATATTATTGCCAACGGAGCGGCTGCCTACGATCATGAAGTGACGATTTTTCACACGTTTTGGGGTTTGAATGCCTTGCGTAAAGATGAGCCCATTGAAGTGAAAAAAGGTTTTATGGAAAAAATGTTTGGCAAAATGATGCCTAGAGGTTCTGACAAGATGGGTCTTTCAAAAATGAATTTTGCTGGTTTTGGACCAAAAATGATCAAAAGTGTCATGAAAAAGCATAACGCAATGAGTTTACCGAGCTTAATTGAGATGGCGCAAGAACAAGATGTTAAGCTGGTGGCTTGTACGATGACCATGGATTTATTAGGCCTGCAAAAAGAAGAACTGTTAAACGATATCGAATATGCAGGGGTTGCAGCTTATCTTGGTGATGCTGAAGAAGGAAACGTAAACTTGTTTATATAA
- a CDS encoding rhodanese-like domain-containing protein gives MDYVNYVIFALILIFIVQRFIPVKGVKNISTAELKTELKDKSKQFVDVRTTGEFKGNHIQGFKNIPLHTIGQKAAKELSVDKEVIVICQSGMRSQKAAKTLKKLGFSHVTNVKGGMSAWR, from the coding sequence ATGGACTATGTGAATTACGTTATTTTTGCGCTCATTCTCATCTTTATTGTTCAGCGATTTATTCCCGTCAAAGGGGTTAAGAATATTTCAACTGCAGAACTGAAGACAGAGTTAAAAGACAAAAGCAAGCAATTCGTCGATGTTCGCACAACAGGTGAATTTAAAGGGAATCATATTCAAGGCTTTAAAAATATTCCCCTTCATACCATTGGACAAAAAGCAGCCAAGGAACTTTCAGTGGATAAAGAAGTTATTGTCATCTGTCAAAGCGGGATGAGAAGTCAAAAAGCAGCGAAGACTTTAAAGAAATTAGGCTTTTCACATGTAACTAATGTCAAGGGCGGCATGAGTGCCTGGAGATAA
- a CDS encoding rhodanese-like domain-containing protein produces the protein MKEISAKELQNLLEENKEVNMIDVREVDEVAEGKIPGVVNIPLGLVEARMHELDQAKEYIMVCRSGGRSGRATEFLESHGFNCINMTGGMLAWEGETE, from the coding sequence ATGAAAGAAATATCTGCAAAAGAATTGCAAAACTTACTAGAGGAAAATAAAGAAGTTAATATGATCGATGTTCGTGAAGTGGATGAAGTCGCTGAAGGAAAAATACCCGGTGTAGTGAACATTCCATTAGGTTTGGTTGAAGCTCGTATGCATGAGTTAGATCAAGCAAAAGAATATATTATGGTTTGCCGTTCTGGTGGTAGAAGTGGTCGTGCGACAGAATTTCTTGAAAGCCACGGCTTCAATTGCATTAATATGACTGGCGGCATGCTAGCGTGGGAAGGCGAAACAGAGTAA
- a CDS encoding glutaredoxin family protein, translating to MNKITVYTTTQCPYCVMLKNFLVEQNVAFKEVNMEKDPAAMRYVVQTTGQMGVPQTDVNGTWIMGYDPSRLMKALEN from the coding sequence ATGAACAAAATCACTGTGTATACGACAACGCAATGTCCATATTGTGTGATGCTGAAAAATTTCTTAGTTGAGCAAAATGTCGCCTTTAAAGAGGTGAACATGGAAAAGGACCCTGCAGCTATGCGGTATGTTGTTCAAACAACAGGACAAATGGGTGTGCCACAAACAGACGTGAATGGGACGTGGATTATGGGCTATGACCCAAGTCGTCTTATGAAAGCTTTAGAGAACTAA
- a CDS encoding MBL fold metallo-hydrolase: MTVKMMTAHEVTQKVFNKEELFILDVRNEDAFEDWKVEGEHFSYLNIPYFELLEGVEGILDKIPANQETLVVCAKEGSSVMVAEMLSEAGLAVSYLQGGMKAWSEHLEPVKVGDLKDGGEIYQFVRIGKGCLSYMVISDGEAAIIDATRMTDVFVDFAASKGAKITNVLDTHLHADHISGGRKIAERTGATYWLPPKDAEEVTFDYGALEDGHVVTVGNTAIDIQALYSPGHTIGSTSFVIDEQFLLSGDILFIDSIGRPDLAGKAEDWVGDLRKSLYSRYKELSEELIVLPAHFMIIDELNEDGSVAEKLGTLFAKNHGLNIEDEAEFRKLVTENLPPQPNAYQEIRETNMGKITPEEEKQREMEIGPNRCAVR, from the coding sequence ATGACTGTAAAAATGATGACAGCACATGAAGTGACACAAAAGGTGTTCAATAAAGAGGAGCTATTCATTTTAGATGTTCGTAATGAAGATGCATTTGAAGATTGGAAGGTTGAAGGAGAACATTTTTCATACTTGAACATTCCTTATTTCGAACTTTTGGAAGGCGTTGAAGGCATCCTAGATAAAATCCCGGCAAATCAAGAAACGTTAGTTGTCTGTGCAAAAGAAGGCTCATCGGTCATGGTGGCAGAGATGCTATCTGAAGCAGGTTTGGCAGTGTCATATCTTCAAGGGGGGATGAAAGCCTGGAGTGAACACTTAGAGCCTGTCAAAGTCGGCGACTTAAAAGATGGCGGAGAAATTTATCAATTTGTTCGTATTGGTAAAGGCTGCCTTTCTTATATGGTCATCTCGGATGGTGAAGCAGCGATCATTGATGCCACGCGTATGACAGATGTTTTTGTAGACTTTGCTGCAAGTAAAGGAGCGAAGATCACAAATGTATTGGATACCCACCTTCATGCGGATCACATCTCTGGGGGCAGAAAGATTGCTGAACGAACAGGGGCAACATACTGGCTGCCACCGAAAGATGCCGAAGAAGTAACGTTTGACTATGGAGCTTTAGAAGATGGTCATGTTGTAACGGTTGGGAATACTGCAATTGACATTCAAGCCCTATATTCGCCAGGACACACAATCGGGTCCACATCCTTTGTGATTGATGAGCAATTCTTATTGTCTGGTGATATCTTATTTATCGATTCGATTGGTCGACCAGACTTAGCCGGGAAGGCTGAGGATTGGGTTGGCGATTTAAGAAAAAGTCTCTATTCTCGCTACAAAGAGTTGTCAGAGGAGCTTATTGTCTTGCCAGCACACTTTATGATCATCGATGAATTAAATGAAGATGGGAGCGTCGCTGAAAAACTAGGCACTCTCTTTGCAAAAAACCACGGTTTAAATATTGAAGACGAAGCAGAGTTTAGAAAGTTAGTTACAGAAAATCTACCACCACAACCGAATGCATACCAAGAAATTCGTGAAACAAATATGGGTAAAATAACGCCAGAAGAAGAAAAGCAAAGAGAAATGGAAATTGGACCGAACCGTTGTGCTGTACGTTAA
- a CDS encoding sulfurtransferase TusA family protein, producing the protein MNVTKVLDAKGLACPMPIVRTKKAMNELESGQILEVHATDQGSKSDITAWAKSGGHELLDSTEENEVLKFWIKKG; encoded by the coding sequence ATGAACGTGACAAAAGTATTAGATGCAAAGGGATTAGCTTGCCCAATGCCAATCGTTAGAACTAAGAAGGCGATGAATGAATTAGAATCTGGTCAAATTTTAGAAGTACACGCAACAGATCAAGGCTCTAAAAGTGATATTACTGCCTGGGCGAAATCTGGAGGACATGAGCTCCTAGATAGTACAGAAGAAAATGAGGTATTAAAGTTTTGGATTAAGAAAGGTTAA
- a CDS encoding sulfite exporter TauE/SafE family protein — MDFAFIITIFLIGFIGSYISGMLGIGGSIIKYPMLLYIPPLFGVAAFTAHEVSGISAVQVLFATIGGVWAYRKGGYLNKSLIAYMGVSILIGSFIGGYGSKLLSEGGINLTYGILALIAAVMMFVPKKGIDDIPLDQVKFNKWLAASLALIVGIGAGIVGAAGAFLLVPIMLVVLKIPTRMTIASSLAITFISSIGATVGKVTTGQVDYFPAVIMIIASLIASPLGANAGKKVNTKVLQVILAVLIAATAIKIWMDIF, encoded by the coding sequence ATGGATTTTGCATTTATTATTACGATATTCTTAATTGGTTTTATCGGATCTTACATTTCAGGGATGCTTGGTATAGGCGGATCCATTATTAAATATCCAATGTTGTTATATATTCCGCCATTATTCGGTGTAGCCGCATTTACAGCGCATGAAGTATCAGGAATTAGCGCAGTTCAAGTGCTTTTTGCCACGATTGGCGGTGTATGGGCCTACCGAAAAGGCGGTTATTTAAATAAATCGTTGATCGCTTATATGGGTGTTAGTATTCTTATCGGTAGTTTTATTGGCGGATACGGCTCGAAATTATTATCTGAAGGAGGAATCAATCTCACCTACGGCATATTAGCGTTAATCGCTGCGGTGATGATGTTTGTCCCTAAAAAAGGGATTGATGATATTCCATTAGATCAAGTGAAGTTTAATAAATGGTTGGCAGCGTCTCTCGCTTTAATTGTTGGTATTGGAGCGGGAATTGTTGGAGCAGCAGGGGCGTTCTTATTAGTACCCATTATGCTAGTCGTGCTTAAAATTCCTACACGTATGACGATCGCATCGTCATTAGCAATTACTTTTATCTCATCTATTGGTGCAACCGTAGGAAAAGTGACAACCGGACAGGTCGATTACTTTCCAGCTGTCATTATGATTATTGCAAGTTTAATTGCATCGCCTTTGGGTGCGAACGCAGGTAAAAAGGTAAACACGAAGGTTTTACAAGTCATATTAGCAGTATTGATCGCAGCTACCGCGATCAAGATATGGATGGATATATTCTAA
- a CDS encoding metal-sensitive transcriptional regulator has protein sequence MEYNAQLKNRMKRIEGQVRGLIRMMEEQKDCRDVVTQMSAVRSALDRTAALMVSTNLAYCIRNEKQAGESSEHLINEAVHLLVKSR, from the coding sequence ATGGAGTACAATGCTCAGTTGAAGAATAGAATGAAAAGAATCGAAGGACAAGTGAGAGGCTTAATACGTATGATGGAAGAACAAAAAGATTGTCGGGATGTCGTCACGCAAATGTCAGCCGTAAGAAGTGCTCTCGATCGTACCGCGGCCTTAATGGTAAGTACAAACCTTGCATACTGCATTCGTAATGAAAAGCAAGCTGGTGAAAGCTCTGAACACCTCATCAACGAAGCTGTTCATTTACTTGTGAAAAGTAGATAA
- a CDS encoding GNAT family N-acetyltransferase yields the protein MNIREIKKTDAEKFALLIKEIEESSQYMLWEARERKVDIAKQAKEIDAIEKSENSTIFVADHANELVGFLLAKGGSARRNKHSVYIVVGILTHYRGKGVGTKLFKELEKWAKDHHIHRIELTVVTENKAGLSLYKKQGFQVEGTKRNSLFLNGEYVDEYYMSKLV from the coding sequence ATGAACATAAGAGAAATAAAAAAGACTGATGCTGAAAAATTCGCTCTTTTAATTAAGGAAATTGAAGAAAGCTCGCAATATATGCTTTGGGAGGCTAGGGAAAGAAAAGTTGATATTGCAAAGCAAGCTAAAGAAATAGACGCTATCGAAAAAAGTGAGAATTCCACGATATTCGTTGCAGATCATGCCAATGAACTTGTTGGCTTCCTACTTGCTAAGGGCGGAAGTGCAAGAAGAAACAAGCATTCAGTATACATAGTCGTAGGAATTTTAACTCATTACAGAGGAAAAGGCGTAGGCACCAAATTATTTAAGGAATTAGAAAAATGGGCAAAGGACCATCATATCCATCGCATAGAGTTAACGGTTGTTACGGAAAATAAGGCAGGTCTATCTTTGTATAAAAAGCAAGGATTTCAAGTAGAAGGCACGAAAAGAAATTCTTTGTTCTTGAACGGAGAATATGTGGATGAATACTATATGTCAAAATTGGTATAG
- a CDS encoding ABC transporter permease, with protein sequence MSKTSVPKSDVKKELRQKRKTSFWKDIKNGWQLYVIFALPLLYILVFKYYPMYGAIIAFKDYNPIDGIFGSPWVGMKHVIEFFNSYEFWRVMNNTIILGIYQVLATFPLPIVLALSLNYVYSARFKKAAQMITYAPHFISVVVMVGIILVILDPRGPVNQLLGTMGISEINFMGEPGLFKSIFVWSDVWQNVGFACIIYLAALAGINPQLHEAAIIDGASKLKRIWHIDIPGILPTAVIILILNMGGFLDTGFEKVLLMQNSLNISASEVIDTYVYKIGLTAMIPQYSYSAAIGLFKAVVGLILIVSANKIAKVITKQGLW encoded by the coding sequence ATGTCTAAGACGTCTGTGCCTAAATCAGATGTAAAAAAAGAATTAAGGCAAAAGAGAAAAACCTCGTTTTGGAAAGATATTAAAAATGGTTGGCAGCTTTATGTCATTTTTGCTTTGCCTCTTCTGTACATCCTAGTTTTTAAGTATTATCCAATGTACGGGGCAATTATCGCATTTAAAGATTATAACCCTATTGACGGCATTTTTGGCAGTCCGTGGGTAGGCATGAAGCACGTTATTGAGTTTTTTAATTCCTATGAGTTTTGGCGAGTGATGAATAATACGATTATCCTAGGCATTTATCAAGTGTTAGCTACTTTTCCACTCCCGATTGTTTTGGCATTAAGTCTAAATTATGTGTATAGCGCACGATTTAAAAAAGCAGCGCAAATGATTACTTATGCGCCACACTTTATCTCTGTTGTTGTGATGGTGGGGATCATATTAGTGATTCTCGACCCAAGGGGACCTGTGAATCAATTGCTTGGAACGATGGGCATTAGCGAAATTAACTTTATGGGCGAACCTGGTCTCTTTAAATCGATCTTCGTTTGGTCAGATGTTTGGCAAAATGTAGGGTTTGCGTGCATTATATACTTGGCAGCTTTGGCAGGAATTAACCCGCAGCTCCATGAGGCGGCGATTATTGACGGTGCCTCTAAGTTAAAAAGAATCTGGCATATCGATATTCCAGGAATTTTACCTACAGCGGTCATTATTCTCATCTTAAATATGGGTGGCTTTTTAGATACAGGCTTTGAAAAAGTATTATTGATGCAAAATTCACTTAATATTTCCGCATCAGAAGTCATCGACACGTATGTATATAAAATAGGTCTAACCGCTATGATTCCACAATATTCGTATTCAGCAGCCATTGGCTTATTTAAAGCAGTTGTAGGTCTTATTCTAATTGTAAGCGCAAACAAAATTGCTAAGGTAATCACAAAACAGGGCTTATGGTAA
- a CDS encoding carbohydrate ABC transporter permease, with amino-acid sequence MKGDRIFTICNYVLLSLFVASVLYPLIFVVSASFSSAEAVSSGKVWLWPVDFSIKSYQEVFNHDAIWRGYANSLFYMVVGTFINIVLTILAAYPLTRKDFRGRHIFMFMFVFTMMFNGGLIPMYLLVRDLGMLNTRWALLVPNGLAVFNVIITMTFFRSTIPNELLESAQIDGCNDFKFLWKIVIPLSAPIIAVMSLFYAVGHWNQYFSALIYLRDADLFPLQLVLRDILVQNEVDPSMMSDVSNLEERIGLQELLKYATIVVASLPVLIIYPFVQKHFVKGVMIGSLKG; translated from the coding sequence ATCAAGGGTGATCGGATATTCACGATTTGCAACTATGTGTTACTGTCACTCTTTGTGGCATCGGTTCTATATCCGCTCATTTTTGTTGTAAGCGCTTCTTTTAGTTCGGCTGAAGCTGTATCTAGTGGAAAGGTATGGTTGTGGCCAGTTGATTTTAGTATAAAGAGCTATCAGGAGGTTTTTAACCATGACGCCATTTGGAGAGGATATGCGAATTCACTGTTTTACATGGTCGTTGGAACCTTTATCAATATTGTGCTGACAATTTTAGCCGCATACCCATTAACGAGAAAAGATTTTAGAGGCAGACACATCTTTATGTTCATGTTTGTTTTTACGATGATGTTTAATGGTGGATTAATTCCAATGTACCTCCTCGTTCGAGATTTAGGGATGTTAAACACGAGATGGGCTTTGCTGGTTCCGAATGGTTTAGCAGTATTTAACGTCATTATTACGATGACCTTCTTCAGATCGACGATTCCAAACGAACTTTTGGAATCTGCGCAAATTGATGGTTGTAATGACTTTAAGTTTTTATGGAAAATCGTTATTCCGCTGTCTGCACCGATCATTGCGGTGATGTCATTGTTTTATGCCGTTGGACATTGGAACCAATATTTTAGCGCCTTAATTTATTTAAGAGATGCCGATCTATTTCCTTTACAACTCGTGTTAAGGGATATATTAGTACAAAATGAAGTCGACCCGTCAATGATGTCTGATGTTTCAAATTTAGAAGAACGAATAGGGCTTCAAGAACTCTTAAAATATGCCACGATTGTTGTCGCATCATTGCCCGTATTAATCATCTATCCGTTTGTACAAAAACATTTTGTTAAAGGGGTTATGATAGGTTCTTTAAAAGGCTAA